A genomic region of Elusimicrobiota bacterium contains the following coding sequences:
- a CDS encoding glycosyltransferase family 39 protein, whose translation MARVAKRAWYSYDLARRLWHWLCRHPWETSLLLLGCLLRVCGLGLRSLWFDEAKSLIIAQASWRDFLPLVRGLEVTPPVYFALLHPWVRLFADPLIAARLFSVLCGVAGLFLFARIADRLLARQRVFALFLACFSSFWVHLSQDGRAYSLFMLEALASLHLLLLLLERPSPLRRGLYAAAALVGLYTHVFFAPLLVGQFLYYVLAAPRRPGQLRGWLALHGLLVAAYLPWLAVVRSQLAQPYTSLLTRPLDLHGIGALVGSFFFDAAFLGLALERGVTLLGLALLLMIGLAVAASWRTLRGPEGRTAVLCLSLLAIPLGSVILVEMVSGRAFNQPRYFVFLTPLLYILCAEVSGKPGFAARSFRAILGGIVLAGTTAYAFQGLWLDARLAKLTQAVRQHCDRRDIIVHMGPYYYPSLRYYYLPEFAHHLPCPDPKILAWEALPGYPAALGQAALGRAGRCVFIDPSRSWRGTVMGAAPCAEIAAAACP comes from the coding sequence GTGGCGAGGGTGGCGAAGCGGGCTTGGTACTCCTACGATCTCGCCCGCCGCCTTTGGCATTGGCTCTGCCGCCATCCCTGGGAGACCTCATTGCTCCTGCTGGGCTGCCTGCTCAGGGTCTGCGGCCTGGGCCTGCGCTCGCTTTGGTTCGATGAGGCCAAGAGCCTGATCATCGCGCAGGCCTCCTGGCGGGACTTCCTGCCCTTGGTGCGCGGGCTGGAGGTGACGCCCCCGGTCTACTTCGCGCTCCTGCATCCGTGGGTGCGCCTCTTCGCCGACCCCCTGATCGCGGCACGGCTCTTCTCGGTCCTCTGCGGCGTGGCGGGACTCTTCCTCTTCGCGCGGATCGCGGACCGGCTGCTGGCGCGCCAGCGGGTCTTCGCGCTCTTCCTGGCCTGCTTCTCCTCGTTCTGGGTCCATCTCTCCCAGGATGGGAGAGCCTACTCCTTGTTCATGCTGGAGGCTTTGGCCTCTTTGCACCTCCTGCTCCTCCTCCTGGAGCGGCCCTCGCCGCTGCGCCGCGGCCTTTACGCGGCGGCGGCGCTCGTCGGCCTCTACACCCACGTCTTCTTCGCGCCCCTGCTCGTCGGCCAATTCCTCTACTATGTCCTGGCCGCTCCGCGCCGGCCCGGACAGCTGCGCGGCTGGCTGGCACTCCATGGCCTGCTGGTCGCGGCCTACCTGCCCTGGCTCGCCGTGGTGCGGTCCCAGCTGGCGCAGCCTTACACCTCCTTGCTTACGCGGCCTTTGGACCTGCACGGCATCGGCGCCCTCGTCGGCAGCTTCTTCTTCGACGCGGCCTTCTTGGGCCTGGCTTTGGAGCGCGGAGTAACCCTGCTGGGGCTGGCCCTCCTGCTCATGATAGGCCTAGCCGTCGCCGCCTCGTGGAGGACGCTGCGCGGCCCCGAGGGCCGCACCGCCGTCCTCTGCCTGTCTTTGCTGGCCATCCCGTTGGGCTCCGTGATCCTGGTGGAGATGGTCTCCGGCCGCGCCTTCAACCAGCCGCGGTATTTCGTCTTCCTCACGCCCCTCCTCTACATCCTCTGCGCCGAGGTTTCCGGGAAGCCGGGGTTCGCCGCGCGGTCCTTCCGGGCCATCCTCGGCGGAATCGTCCTGGCGGGGACCACGGCGTACGCCTTCCAAGGACTTTGGCTGGACGCCCGCCTGGCCAAGCTGACCCAGGCGGTTCGCCAGCATTGCGACCGCCGCGACATCATCGTGCACATGGGACCCTATTACTACCCGTCCCTGCGCTATTACTACCTGCCGGAGTTCGCCCATCATCTGCCCTGTCCGGACCCCAAGATCCTCGCCTGGGAGGCTCTGCCCGGCTATCCGGCGGCGCTGGGCCAGGCGGCTCTCGGCCGGGCGGGCAGGTGCGTTTTCATCGACCCGAGCCGGAGCTGGCGCGGCACGGTCATGGGTGCGGCTCCCTGCGCGGAGATCGCCGCGGCGGCCTGTCCATGA
- a CDS encoding DEAD/DEAH box helicase, which yields MNSFSMPGSGAWAYLARCLLTPRLEYPCAWIGFAGKLLLIRRENADLEDVADAASALAPLFNDAPLRPALFGDDPRQRLSALELLRSGARLALATPEALSAPAPTAGELSGLGVEFRVGERMSRGRAVEGLLRAGYRKVDFVETPGEFAERGAVLDFYGLEPLEAVRVLFDEDEVSSVRSVDPVTQQTRELLRRARAVCAAAPEQGAPLAGWFAEGWSRVAEDGLDALSAGAVAALELGARPNGPCLGDPARAWEELASRAAEGYRTVLFSLNRGEDRRMQELLDDRFAGAPPCQFLVGPLRHGFHHPGHRLAVFSASEIFSRNYRPSLRWRHFTAANRGALRLGELKRGDLEPVSAPGHGTVDCLALEFRGSDRLFLPMYEFGRVQKYSGAEGKRPRLSSLDTRNWEEVKRAVREGVRELAEALLRTQAERAAKPGFAFPPESAMERAFAAEFPYEETPDQAAAIADTLADMCAPHPMDRVVVGDVGFGKTEVAMRAAFKCAAAFKQAVLLVPTTILAEQHYRTFSARFADYPVRLGLLTRFQPKAEVRKVLAGLAAGTVDVAIGTARLLQKDVRLKDLGLTIIDEEHRFGVADKEKLKLLRRTVDCLALSATPIPRTLNQALSGLRAISLIQSAPVGRQPIVTKVGPYDEGAVAAAVSEELSRGGQVYYVHNRVRSLDECRGRLQKLLPRARFVMIHGRMRASEIEAAMWEFYQRNADVLVASTIIESGLDIPSVNTLLVEDAQDFGLAQLYQLRGRIGRERQRAVCYLFFPAEAEELSALTDEARKRLQALREFGELGSGVKLAMRDLEIRGCGELLGARQHGFIHAVGVEMYADLLDAELGRRRGRPEAPSEAPVALDLNLDAFIPESYLPGEMERLDYYKRILKAGSEEAAALRRELEDLCGPLPGPARLLFRVLEVRALAARARVRSVTQKESSLEVLFRPDAPIGPATTQSWLKTYSGRLRFAPRPDGDGLVVDLRGEEPLPWLEAFLAALVGTNTAKMIR from the coding sequence ATGAACTCCTTCAGCATGCCGGGCTCCGGCGCCTGGGCCTACCTGGCGCGCTGCCTGCTCACGCCCCGGCTGGAATACCCCTGCGCCTGGATAGGCTTCGCGGGCAAGCTCCTGCTCATCCGCCGGGAGAACGCCGACCTCGAGGACGTGGCGGATGCGGCCTCGGCCCTCGCCCCGCTTTTCAACGACGCGCCCCTGCGCCCCGCCCTGTTCGGCGACGACCCCCGCCAGCGCCTGTCCGCCTTGGAGCTCCTGCGCTCCGGGGCCCGCCTGGCTCTGGCCACGCCCGAGGCCCTGAGCGCGCCCGCCCCGACTGCGGGCGAGCTCTCCGGGCTGGGTGTGGAGTTCCGCGTCGGCGAGCGCATGAGCCGCGGCCGGGCCGTGGAGGGGCTGCTGCGCGCCGGCTATAGGAAAGTCGACTTTGTGGAGACCCCGGGCGAGTTCGCGGAGCGCGGCGCGGTCCTCGACTTCTACGGCCTGGAGCCTTTGGAGGCCGTGCGCGTCCTCTTCGACGAGGACGAGGTCTCCTCCGTGCGCAGCGTGGACCCCGTGACCCAGCAGACCCGCGAACTCCTGAGGCGAGCCCGGGCCGTCTGCGCCGCGGCCCCGGAACAGGGCGCGCCCCTGGCCGGCTGGTTCGCAGAGGGCTGGTCTCGAGTCGCCGAGGACGGCCTCGACGCTCTGTCCGCCGGGGCCGTTGCGGCGCTGGAGCTGGGAGCGCGTCCCAACGGACCGTGCCTCGGCGATCCGGCCCGGGCCTGGGAGGAACTCGCGTCCCGGGCCGCGGAGGGCTATCGCACGGTCCTCTTCAGCCTCAACCGCGGCGAGGACCGCCGCATGCAGGAGCTCCTAGATGACCGCTTCGCCGGGGCGCCGCCCTGCCAGTTCCTCGTGGGCCCTCTGCGTCACGGCTTCCATCATCCCGGCCACCGGCTCGCCGTGTTCTCCGCCTCGGAGATTTTCTCGCGCAACTACCGCCCGTCTTTGCGCTGGCGGCATTTCACGGCGGCCAACCGCGGGGCCCTGCGCCTCGGCGAGCTCAAGAGGGGGGACTTGGAGCCGGTCTCCGCGCCCGGCCACGGCACGGTGGACTGCCTGGCTTTGGAGTTCCGCGGCTCGGACCGGCTCTTCCTGCCCATGTACGAGTTCGGCAGGGTCCAGAAGTACTCCGGCGCGGAGGGCAAGCGCCCGCGGCTTTCGTCCTTGGACACGCGCAACTGGGAGGAAGTCAAGCGGGCGGTGCGGGAAGGGGTCCGGGAGCTCGCCGAGGCGCTCTTGCGGACCCAGGCTGAGCGCGCCGCCAAGCCCGGCTTCGCCTTCCCCCCGGAGAGCGCCATGGAGCGGGCCTTCGCCGCGGAGTTCCCCTACGAGGAGACCCCGGACCAGGCGGCGGCCATCGCGGACACTTTGGCCGACATGTGCGCCCCCCATCCCATGGACCGCGTCGTGGTGGGCGACGTGGGCTTCGGCAAGACCGAGGTGGCCATGCGCGCGGCGTTCAAATGCGCGGCCGCCTTCAAGCAGGCCGTCCTGCTCGTGCCCACCACCATCCTGGCGGAGCAGCACTACCGCACCTTCAGCGCGCGCTTCGCGGACTATCCCGTGCGCCTCGGGCTGCTGACCCGCTTCCAGCCCAAGGCGGAGGTCCGCAAGGTCCTGGCTGGCTTGGCCGCGGGCACGGTGGATGTGGCCATCGGCACCGCGCGGCTGCTCCAGAAGGACGTCAGACTCAAGGACCTGGGGCTGACCATCATCGACGAGGAGCATCGCTTCGGCGTGGCCGACAAGGAGAAGCTCAAGCTCCTGCGCCGGACCGTGGACTGCCTGGCCCTCTCCGCCACCCCCATACCCCGCACCCTCAATCAGGCGCTTTCCGGCCTGCGCGCCATCTCGCTCATCCAGAGCGCGCCGGTGGGGCGCCAGCCCATCGTGACGAAGGTCGGGCCCTACGACGAGGGCGCGGTCGCCGCGGCCGTCAGCGAAGAGCTCTCCCGCGGCGGACAGGTCTACTACGTCCACAACCGGGTGCGGTCCTTGGATGAGTGCCGCGGCCGCCTGCAGAAGCTCCTGCCGCGGGCGCGCTTCGTCATGATCCACGGCCGCATGCGGGCTTCCGAGATCGAGGCCGCGATGTGGGAGTTCTATCAGCGGAATGCGGACGTGCTGGTGGCCTCCACCATCATCGAGTCCGGGCTGGATATCCCCTCGGTGAACACCTTGCTGGTGGAGGACGCCCAGGACTTCGGGCTGGCCCAGCTCTACCAACTGCGCGGCCGCATCGGCCGGGAGCGCCAGCGGGCGGTCTGCTACCTCTTCTTCCCCGCCGAAGCGGAGGAGCTCTCGGCCTTGACCGACGAGGCGCGCAAGAGGCTGCAGGCCCTGCGCGAGTTCGGCGAGCTGGGCTCGGGAGTCAAGCTGGCGATGCGCGACCTGGAGATCCGGGGCTGCGGGGAGCTCCTGGGCGCCCGCCAGCACGGCTTCATCCACGCCGTGGGCGTGGAGATGTACGCGGACCTGCTGGACGCCGAGCTCGGCCGCCGCCGGGGCCGGCCCGAGGCCCCGAGCGAGGCCCCGGTGGCGCTCGACCTCAATCTGGACGCCTTCATCCCGGAGAGCTATCTGCCGGGGGAGATGGAGAGGCTCGACTACTACAAGCGCATCCTCAAGGCCGGCTCGGAGGAGGCCGCCGCGCTGCGCCGGGAGCTCGAGGATCTCTGCGGACCCCTGCCCGGGCCGGCGCGCCTGCTCTTCCGGGTCCTGGAGGTCAGGGCCCTGGCGGCGCGCGCGCGCGTGCGCTCCGTGACGCAGAAGGAGAGCTCGCTGGAGGTCCTGTTCCGCCCGGACGCGCCGATCGGCCCGGCCACGACGCAGTCCTGGCTCAAGACCTACTCCGGACGCCTGCGCTTCGCGCCCCGCCCCGACGGCGACGGGCTGGTGGTGGACCTGCGCGGCGAGGAGCCGCTGCCTTGGCTGGAGGCCTTCCTCGCGGCCTTGGTTGGGACGAATACGGCAAAAATGATACGATGA
- a CDS encoding tetratricopeptide repeat protein produces the protein MAPPCDGAVKQDSWWLPALLLAALTITAYAPALRGDFIWDDYQYISENPVLTAPGGLLKIWMVNQTQQYYPATFTAFWLERRLWGLDTFGYHLVNAALHVLNALLAWHLLRRLKVQGAWLAAAVFALHPVQVESVAWITERKNVLSGLFYLLALESYLVFEERRARAWYLGALGLFLLALLSKTTACTLPVVLLLVRWLRGLELGKREFADAAPFFLLGALLALVTVYVEIHHVGAEGPGFALSLLQRLQLAGRAPWFYIMKLVWPADLCFSYAKWSLDARDPLLWLGPSACAAAAACLWRWRERLGRGPLAAVGFFIVTLSPALGLARIYTHRYSYVADHYQYLACLGLIALAAGALARSLSGRPRAWRGAAAVVLALLWLGTWRQARVYRSLEGIWRDTLAKNPESALAHVNLGALVAEQGRLDEAMAHYRAAQRIAPDDMEAYTNLGRAFAKQGRLAEAIAQYEAALQLAPAQPTINNNMGLALFRAGRQEEAVAHFRRALGADPEFVEAYANLAGALIAQGKLDEAIAQCEAALKLSPGDFNARANLGLALAGKGRVDEAIAQFRRALAIRPGNEPAGRYLGALLKGRQPR, from the coding sequence ATGGCTCCACCCTGCGACGGCGCCGTGAAACAGGACTCCTGGTGGCTGCCCGCCCTCCTGCTGGCGGCGCTCACCATCACCGCTTACGCCCCCGCGCTGCGGGGGGACTTCATCTGGGACGATTACCAGTACATCAGCGAGAACCCCGTCCTGACGGCGCCCGGCGGGCTGCTGAAGATCTGGATGGTCAACCAGACCCAGCAGTATTATCCGGCGACTTTCACGGCCTTCTGGCTGGAGCGGCGGCTCTGGGGCCTGGACACCTTCGGCTACCATCTGGTCAATGCGGCCTTGCACGTCCTCAACGCCCTGCTCGCCTGGCATCTGCTGCGCAGGCTCAAGGTCCAGGGAGCGTGGCTTGCGGCGGCGGTCTTCGCCCTGCACCCGGTCCAGGTCGAATCCGTGGCCTGGATCACGGAGCGAAAGAACGTCCTCTCTGGGCTGTTCTACCTGCTGGCCCTGGAGTCCTATCTGGTCTTCGAGGAGAGGCGGGCGAGGGCGTGGTATCTGGGAGCCCTCGGCCTCTTCCTGCTGGCCCTGCTCAGCAAGACGACCGCCTGCACTCTGCCGGTCGTCCTGCTCCTGGTGCGCTGGCTGCGCGGTCTTGAGCTAGGGAAGCGCGAGTTCGCGGACGCGGCGCCGTTCTTCCTGCTGGGGGCTTTGCTGGCCCTCGTGACGGTCTATGTCGAGATCCATCATGTCGGCGCCGAGGGGCCGGGCTTCGCTCTCTCTTTGCTGCAGAGGCTCCAACTCGCGGGCCGCGCGCCCTGGTTCTACATCATGAAGCTCGTTTGGCCCGCCGATCTTTGCTTCAGCTATGCCAAGTGGTCCCTCGACGCGCGCGACCCGCTGCTATGGCTGGGGCCGAGCGCCTGCGCGGCGGCGGCGGCCTGCCTCTGGCGTTGGCGCGAGCGCCTGGGCCGCGGCCCCCTCGCGGCTGTGGGATTCTTCATCGTGACGCTCTCGCCGGCGCTCGGATTGGCTCGGATCTACACCCATCGCTACTCCTACGTCGCCGACCACTACCAGTATCTGGCCTGCCTCGGCCTGATCGCGCTCGCGGCGGGCGCCCTGGCCCGGTCGCTCTCCGGGCGGCCGCGCGCCTGGCGCGGCGCCGCGGCGGTCGTGCTGGCCCTGCTGTGGCTCGGGACCTGGCGCCAGGCCCGCGTCTACCGGAGCCTGGAGGGCATCTGGCGCGACACGCTGGCCAAGAATCCCGAGTCCGCCCTGGCCCACGTCAACCTGGGGGCCCTGGTCGCCGAACAAGGGCGGCTCGACGAGGCCATGGCGCACTACCGCGCGGCGCAGCGCATCGCGCCCGACGACATGGAGGCCTATACCAACCTGGGGCGCGCCTTCGCCAAGCAGGGCCGGCTCGCGGAGGCCATCGCGCAGTACGAGGCCGCCCTGCAACTGGCGCCCGCCCAGCCGACGATCAACAACAACATGGGGCTCGCGCTGTTCCGTGCGGGCCGGCAGGAAGAGGCCGTGGCTCATTTCCGCCGCGCCCTGGGCGCCGACCCTGAGTTCGTCGAGGCTTACGCGAATCTGGCCGGCGCCCTGATCGCGCAGGGCAAGCTCGACGAGGCGATCGCGCAATGCGAGGCGGCGCTGAAGCTGTCTCCCGGGGACTTCAACGCGCGCGCCAACCTGGGCCTGGCCCTGGCCGGAAAAGGCCGCGTCGACGAGGCCATCGCGCAGTTCCGGCGGGCCCTCGCCATCCGCCCCGGCAACGAGCCGGCCGGCCGCTACCTCGGAGCCTTGCTGAAGGGCAGACAGCCCCGTTAG
- a CDS encoding peptidylprolyl isomerase — MRYLLLFLALLAAGCRNRDAMVAKVGPLRITESEFQRKLAEVAQNYQNYVATPNGRRQFLDILIREKLILAAAQNSDVPRSVDFRVQLDRLKADEAERLREGRDYLLTRMWIADLRGNGTLKTSEDEIRDYHRRYPLEIEVRHILCASPVEAEELAKRARGGASLTALARDHSLDAATAVDGGRMPPAVYGEIIPELEDIAFKMRVGEIAGPIKSKFGYHVVRKESEHRVEFGAAHDRIARIMEKQKLDRYLQSIQDKFPVEVVDEQFK; from the coding sequence GTGAGGTATCTTCTCCTCTTCCTCGCGCTCCTGGCGGCGGGCTGCCGGAACCGGGACGCCATGGTGGCCAAGGTCGGCCCCCTCAGGATCACCGAGTCCGAGTTCCAGCGCAAGCTCGCGGAGGTCGCGCAGAACTACCAGAACTACGTGGCCACCCCCAACGGCCGCCGGCAGTTCCTCGACATCCTCATCCGCGAGAAGCTGATCCTGGCCGCGGCCCAGAACTCGGACGTGCCCAGGTCCGTCGATTTTCGGGTGCAGTTGGACCGGCTCAAGGCGGACGAGGCGGAGCGCCTGCGCGAGGGCCGCGACTACCTGCTCACCCGCATGTGGATCGCCGACCTGCGCGGCAACGGGACGCTCAAGACCAGCGAGGATGAGATCCGGGACTACCATCGGCGCTATCCCCTGGAGATCGAGGTCCGCCACATCCTCTGCGCCTCGCCGGTCGAGGCCGAGGAATTGGCCAAGAGGGCTCGGGGCGGCGCCAGCCTGACCGCGTTGGCCCGGGACCACTCGCTCGACGCGGCCACCGCCGTGGACGGGGGGCGCATGCCCCCGGCCGTCTACGGCGAGATCATCCCGGAGCTCGAGGACATCGCCTTCAAGATGAGGGTCGGGGAGATCGCCGGGCCCATCAAGAGCAAGTTCGGCTACCATGTGGTCAGGAAGGAGTCCGAGCACAGGGTGGAGTTCGGAGCGGCGCACGACCGCATCGCCAGGATCATGGAGAAGCAGAAGCTCGACCGCTACCTGCAGTCGATTCAAGATAAGTTCCCCGTGGAGGTCGTCGATGAACAGTTCAAGTAA
- a CDS encoding 4-hydroxythreonine-4-phosphate dehydrogenase PdxA — protein MAALRRGRLVRLCRPLLVGETAVWRRAGWRPGAIPVWDTGRGLKAPAYGRVSAAGGALSFAAVAAAVRLAARGLVDAVVTAPINKAAWSLAGVPYHDHTEYLRAVTGADAQMILAAPQLKLWCVLATRHVPLARVPSALSPANVLSAARVLSDSLRATGLKRPRLVLCGLNPHAGEGGLLGREEQTLLVPAVRRARRAGLTLSGPLPADAAWRLHVEGGCDGLVCLYHDQAMIGLKAAAGLGVINWTAGLPFVRVSPGHGTAMDIAGMNRADATATIEAAKLAAKLALDN, from the coding sequence ATGGCGGCGTTGCGGCGCGGCCGGCTCGTGAGACTCTGCCGGCCGCTTCTGGTCGGAGAGACGGCGGTCTGGCGCCGCGCGGGCTGGCGGCCCGGAGCCATCCCGGTCTGGGACACCGGTCGGGGACTGAAGGCGCCTGCCTACGGGCGGGTCAGCGCAGCCGGCGGGGCGCTGTCTTTCGCCGCGGTGGCGGCGGCGGTGCGGCTGGCCGCGCGGGGGCTGGTGGACGCCGTGGTGACCGCGCCCATCAACAAGGCCGCCTGGAGCCTGGCAGGGGTCCCTTATCACGACCACACGGAATACCTGAGGGCCGTGACCGGGGCCGATGCGCAGATGATCCTGGCCGCGCCGCAGCTCAAGCTCTGGTGCGTGCTCGCGACCAGGCATGTGCCGCTGGCGCGCGTGCCTTCCGCTTTGTCGCCGGCGAACGTCCTCTCCGCGGCGCGCGTCCTGTCCGATTCTCTCAGAGCGACCGGCCTGAAGCGGCCGAGGCTCGTCCTATGCGGCCTCAACCCGCATGCGGGAGAAGGAGGCCTCCTGGGACGGGAGGAGCAGACGCTGCTGGTCCCGGCGGTGCGTCGGGCCCGGCGCGCTGGCTTGACCTTGTCCGGACCACTGCCCGCGGACGCGGCCTGGAGGCTGCACGTTGAGGGCGGCTGCGACGGCTTGGTATGCCTTTATCACGACCAGGCCATGATCGGGCTCAAGGCCGCGGCGGGATTGGGCGTGATCAACTGGACCGCGGGACTGCCTTTCGTGCGCGTGTCTCCCGGCCACGGCACGGCGATGGATATCGCGGGGATGAACCGGGCGGATGCGACGGCGACCATCGAGGCTGCGAAACTGGCAGCAAAGCTGGCCCTGGATAACTAG
- a CDS encoding protein kinase produces MQSVYPNDPWGYREAGKLYLRDRNYAAALKNYQAAIDRGDKSADTLAAYGSAAYNMGDTRLAAKAARMALDQAPAHEAAMAVLKLSENRAPSVTLPNVLDAKNKPGDLNISPNPDSSAGSGVMGTSFRSMSPAEVAAAAQRQANAPPTAVQQSAALTQQAAAAMAVHDFSKAEEILTQAIALNGRNAEAYNARAIAENKLGKYNDAIHDASFALGLSPGSAAALQTRSWAFAQAGQYKEALGDANYSLERDPANAYAYYNRAFALAGLQERDGAIESLKKAAELDHRFQQTFQQALEAPRDSDLVFLFADVGAKKGAPAEAPAPVSRQKRFAHLMLVSVLGGGLVALGLLHIFSSRWRQTVHATLRRLTGAAPAVGPEENGDGFWSGYTVTRELGSGGMGVVYEATDSALARRVAIKKMRDEVRADPEERRRFLAEARTVATLHHPNIVDIYSIVEDSGDIYLVFEFVDGRTVHEFLGEKGPLALVDAKRIMKDACAAVSYAHQQGVIHRDLKPSNIMLAASGQVKVMDFGVARQAQEALNKVAQTNTIVGTPPYMAPEQEQGSVRRESDVFALGVCFYEMLSNRLPFAGQGAGMLLNKVNGKHIPLSQVVSGLPAGVDEVVAKALAPDPEQRYHSPEEFGAALQGLPS; encoded by the coding sequence ATGCAGAGCGTCTATCCTAACGACCCCTGGGGTTACCGTGAAGCGGGAAAGCTGTATCTCCGCGACAGGAATTATGCGGCGGCCCTGAAGAATTATCAGGCGGCTATCGATCGGGGCGACAAGTCAGCCGATACCTTGGCGGCTTATGGGAGCGCTGCCTACAACATGGGTGATACGCGCCTGGCCGCCAAGGCCGCCAGGATGGCTCTGGATCAGGCGCCCGCGCATGAGGCCGCTATGGCCGTGCTCAAGCTTTCGGAGAACCGCGCCCCCTCGGTCACCTTGCCCAACGTCCTCGACGCGAAGAACAAGCCCGGCGACCTCAACATCAGCCCTAATCCCGACTCCAGCGCCGGCTCCGGCGTCATGGGGACCTCGTTCCGTTCCATGTCCCCGGCCGAGGTCGCGGCCGCGGCCCAGCGCCAGGCCAACGCCCCGCCCACCGCGGTCCAGCAGTCCGCCGCCCTCACCCAGCAGGCCGCCGCGGCCATGGCCGTGCACGATTTCTCCAAGGCCGAGGAGATCCTCACCCAGGCCATCGCGCTCAACGGCCGCAACGCCGAGGCCTACAACGCCCGCGCCATCGCCGAGAACAAGCTCGGGAAATACAACGACGCCATCCATGACGCCAGCTTCGCCTTGGGCCTCTCCCCGGGCAGCGCCGCCGCTTTGCAGACCCGCTCCTGGGCCTTTGCCCAGGCCGGGCAATATAAAGAAGCCTTGGGCGACGCCAACTACAGCCTGGAGAGGGACCCCGCCAACGCCTACGCCTACTACAACCGGGCCTTCGCCTTGGCCGGCCTCCAGGAGCGCGATGGCGCCATCGAATCCCTCAAGAAGGCCGCGGAGCTCGACCACCGCTTCCAGCAGACCTTTCAGCAGGCCCTGGAGGCGCCCCGGGATTCGGACCTCGTTTTCCTCTTCGCCGACGTAGGCGCCAAGAAGGGCGCCCCTGCGGAGGCGCCGGCTCCGGTCAGCCGGCAGAAGCGCTTCGCGCACCTCATGCTCGTCTCGGTGCTGGGCGGCGGCCTGGTGGCCTTGGGACTGCTCCACATCTTCTCGTCGCGCTGGCGGCAGACCGTCCACGCCACGCTGCGCCGCCTCACCGGCGCGGCCCCGGCCGTAGGCCCGGAGGAGAACGGGGATGGGTTCTGGAGCGGCTACACCGTGACCCGCGAGCTCGGCTCCGGCGGCATGGGCGTCGTCTATGAAGCGACGGACAGCGCCTTGGCCCGCCGCGTGGCCATCAAGAAGATGCGCGACGAGGTCCGCGCCGACCCCGAGGAGCGCCGGCGCTTCCTGGCCGAGGCGCGCACCGTGGCCACTCTGCACCACCCCAACATCGTGGACATCTACTCCATCGTGGAGGACTCCGGGGACATCTACCTGGTCTTCGAGTTCGTGGACGGCCGGACCGTGCATGAGTTCCTGGGGGAGAAGGGGCCTCTGGCCCTGGTCGACGCCAAGCGCATCATGAAGGACGCCTGCGCTGCCGTTTCTTACGCCCACCAGCAGGGCGTCATCCACCGCGACCTGAAGCCCTCGAACATCATGCTGGCGGCCAGCGGACAGGTCAAAGTGATGGACTTCGGCGTGGCGCGCCAAGCCCAGGAGGCGCTGAACAAGGTGGCCCAGACCAACACCATCGTGGGGACCCCGCCCTATATGGCCCCGGAGCAGGAGCAGGGGAGCGTGCGCCGGGAATCGGATGTCTTCGCCCTCGGGGTATGCTTCTACGAGATGCTCAGCAACAGGCTGCCTTTCGCCGGCCAGGGCGCCGGCATGCTGCTCAACAAGGTCAACGGCAAGCATATCCCCTTGAGCCAGGTCGTCTCCGGACTGCCGGCCGGCGTGGACGAGGTCGTGGCCAAGGCGCT
- a CDS encoding peptidylprolyl isomerase codes for MNSSSKALCVVLMGLAASVSAKVLEDTVAVVNGTPILLSEFQKEIDEVMDYWRKAMPAAAADPAHVRKLRETTLEQLVDREVLFQEGTKLKVRVRERDIDNGVAEVKDRFSKDDEGNPVGEADAEALFAKKLKAMGLTYEQFRGRLSKQIMARKVVEEAVKSKVQPPAEKDVKDYFERLKAFIVSGATEPPKAVSEDEGQAFLEIAGQVKAMTSERVRVSRILIRFSPANSARERKRALAAAQETRRRLLDGTSNFALVAKEASEEAEYATRGGDIGFLVRGVAPPDFEKSAFSLPVGEISQPIETEVGYFLIRVQEKRAAEEPEFEKFKDELSKAMMNMAYQRELESYVKSLKTQAVIERNLSPL; via the coding sequence ATGAACAGTTCAAGTAAGGCTCTTTGCGTCGTGCTGATGGGGCTGGCCGCTTCGGTTTCGGCCAAGGTCCTGGAGGACACCGTCGCCGTGGTCAACGGCACGCCGATACTCCTCTCGGAATTCCAGAAGGAGATCGACGAGGTGATGGACTATTGGCGCAAGGCCATGCCCGCGGCCGCCGCGGACCCGGCGCATGTGCGCAAGCTCCGGGAGACGACTTTGGAGCAGCTCGTCGACCGCGAGGTCCTCTTCCAGGAGGGCACCAAGCTCAAGGTCAGGGTGCGCGAGCGCGACATCGACAACGGCGTGGCCGAGGTCAAGGACCGCTTCTCCAAGGACGACGAGGGCAACCCGGTCGGCGAGGCCGACGCCGAGGCCTTGTTCGCCAAGAAGCTCAAGGCCATGGGCCTGACCTACGAGCAGTTCCGCGGCCGGCTCTCCAAGCAGATCATGGCGCGCAAGGTCGTGGAGGAGGCGGTCAAGTCCAAGGTCCAGCCCCCCGCCGAGAAGGATGTGAAGGACTACTTCGAACGCCTCAAAGCTTTCATCGTCAGCGGCGCGACCGAGCCGCCCAAGGCTGTGAGCGAAGACGAGGGCCAGGCTTTCCTGGAGATCGCCGGCCAGGTCAAGGCCATGACCTCGGAGCGGGTCAGGGTGTCGCGCATCCTCATCCGCTTCTCGCCCGCCAACTCCGCGCGGGAGAGGAAGCGCGCGCTGGCCGCCGCCCAGGAGACGCGCCGGCGCCTTCTGGACGGGACCTCGAACTTCGCCTTGGTGGCCAAGGAGGCGTCCGAGGAGGCGGAGTACGCGACGCGCGGCGGCGACATCGGTTTCCTGGTCCGCGGCGTGGCGCCGCCGGATTTCGAGAAGTCCGCTTTCTCTCTGCCGGTGGGCGAGATCAGCCAGCCCATCGAGACCGAGGTCGGCTATTTCCTCATCCGCGTCCAGGAGAAGCGCGCCGCGGAGGAGCCGGAGTTCGAGAAGTTCAAGGACGAGCTCTCCAAGGCGATGATGAACATGGCCTACCAGAGGGAACTGGAGTCCTACGTCAAATCTCTCAAGACCCAGGCCGTCATTGAAAGGAACCTCTCGCCGCTGTAG